In Streptococcus sp. SN-1, a single genomic region encodes these proteins:
- the dltB gene encoding D-alanyl-lipoteichoic acid biosynthesis protein DltB, whose product MMEFFQQLPHLEPYGNPQYFVYVIAATLPIFIGLFFKKRFAWYEVLVSLFFIVTMLVGGKTNQLAALGIYLCWEIVLLLFYKHYRKSKDGKWVFYLVSFLSLLPIIFVKVQPAINGTQSLLGFLGISYLTFRSVGIIIELRDGVIKDFTLWEFLRFLLFMPTFSSGPIDRFKRFNENYHAIPERDELMNMLDESVRYIMWGFLYKFILAHVLGETLLPPLKNLALQSGGFFNLYALAVMYTFGLELFFDFAGYSMFALAISNLMGIRSPINFNKPFLSRDLKEFWNRWHMSLSFWFRDFVFMRMVMVLTRKKVFKNRNVTSSVAYIVNMLIMGFWHGVTWYYIAYGLFHGIGLVINDAWIRKKKTLNKERKKAGNAALPENRWIQLLGMVVTFHVVMLSFLIFSGFLNDLWFKK is encoded by the coding sequence ATGATGGAGTTCTTTCAACAGCTTCCTCATTTAGAGCCATACGGCAATCCTCAGTATTTTGTCTATGTGATTGCTGCAACCTTACCCATCTTTATTGGCCTCTTTTTCAAGAAACGCTTTGCCTGGTATGAAGTGCTGGTTAGCCTCTTCTTTATCGTCACCATGTTGGTGGGTGGAAAGACCAATCAACTGGCTGCCTTGGGTATTTACCTTTGCTGGGAAATAGTGCTCCTGCTTTTCTACAAGCATTATCGAAAAAGCAAGGATGGCAAGTGGGTCTTCTACTTAGTTAGTTTTCTGTCCTTACTTCCGATTATCTTTGTCAAGGTGCAGCCAGCTATCAATGGAACGCAGTCTTTGCTTGGATTTTTGGGAATTTCTTATCTGACCTTTCGTTCGGTTGGGATTATCATCGAGCTGAGAGATGGAGTGATTAAGGATTTTACCCTCTGGGAATTCCTTCGTTTCCTTCTCTTCATGCCGACTTTTTCAAGTGGTCCAATCGATCGTTTTAAGCGATTTAATGAAAATTATCATGCCATTCCTGAGCGAGATGAGTTGATGAATATGCTGGATGAATCTGTTCGCTATATCATGTGGGGCTTTTTGTATAAGTTTATCCTAGCTCATGTTTTAGGAGAGACCTTGTTGCCTCCTTTGAAGAATTTAGCCTTGCAATCAGGTGGTTTCTTTAACCTCTATGCTTTAGCGGTTATGTATACCTTTGGTCTGGAGCTCTTCTTTGACTTTGCAGGTTACTCTATGTTTGCCTTAGCCATCTCAAACTTAATGGGAATCCGTAGTCCCATTAACTTTAACAAGCCCTTTTTATCAAGGGATTTAAAGGAGTTTTGGAATCGTTGGCACATGAGTCTTTCTTTCTGGTTCCGTGACTTTGTGTTTATGCGGATGGTGATGGTATTGACTAGAAAGAAGGTCTTTAAAAATCGTAATGTAACCTCAAGTGTGGCCTACATTGTAAATATGCTGATTATGGGATTTTGGCATGGAGTGACCTGGTACTATATCGCCTATGGCCTCTTTCATGGGATTGGACTGGTTATCAATGACGCTTGGATTCGTAAGAAAAAAACGCTCAATAAGGAGCGGAAAAAAGCAGGGAATGCTGCTCTACCTGAGAATCGCTGGATTCAGTTGCTTGGCATGGTTGTCACCTTCCATGTCGTCATGCTATCATTCTTAATCTTTTCTGGATTTTTGAATGATTTATGGTTTAAAAAATAA
- the dltC gene encoding D-alanine--poly(phosphoribitol) ligase subunit DltC, with translation MDIKSEVIEIIDELFMEDVSDMMDEDLFDAGVLDSMGTVELIVEIENRFDIRVPVTEFGRDDWNTANKIIAGIVELQNA, from the coding sequence ATGGATATCAAATCAGAAGTTATCGAAATTATTGACGAGTTGTTTATGGAAGATGTTTCTGACATGATGGATGAAGATCTTTTTGATGCAGGTGTCTTGGATAGTATGGGAACGGTTGAATTGATTGTGGAGATTGAGAACCGTTTTGACATTCGTGTCCCTGTAACAGAGTTTGGTCGCGACGACTGGAATACAGCTAATAAAATCATAGCTGGTATTGTGGAGCTACAAAATGCTTAA
- the dltD gene encoding D-alanyl-lipoteichoic acid biosynthesis protein DltD, protein MLKRLWMIFGPVLIAGLLVFLLIFFYPTEMRHNLGAEKRSAVATTIDSFKERSQKVRALSDPNMRFVPFFGSSEWLRFDGAHPAVLAEKYNRSYRPYLLGQRGAASLNQYFGMQQMLPQLENKQVVYVISPQWFSKYGYEPAAFQQYFNGDQLTSFLAHQSGDQASQYAATRLLQQFPNVAMKDQVQKLASKEELSTADNEMIELLARFNQHQASFFGQFSVRGYVNYDKHVVKYLKTLPDQFSYQAIEDIVKADAEKNTSNNDLGMENYFYNTQIKKDLKKLKDSQKSFTYLKSPEYNDLQLVLTQFSKSKVNPIFIIPPVNKKWMDYAGLREDMYQQTVQKIRYQLESQGFTNIADFSKDGGEPFFMKDTIHLGWLGWLAFDKAVDPFLSNPTPAPTYHLNERFFSKDWATYDGDVKEFQ, encoded by the coding sequence ATGCTTAAACGCTTATGGATGATCTTCGGACCGGTCTTGATAGCTGGTTTGTTGGTTTTTCTGCTCATCTTCTTTTATCCTACTGAGATGCGTCATAATCTAGGAGCTGAAAAGCGTTCAGCGGTGGCTACTACTATCGATAGTTTTAAGGAGCGAAGTCAAAAGGTCAGAGCTTTATCTGATCCAAATATGCGTTTTGTTCCCTTCTTTGGCTCTAGTGAATGGCTTCGTTTTGACGGTGCTCATCCTGCGGTATTAGCTGAGAAATACAATCGCTCCTACCGTCCTTATCTTTTAGGACAGAGGGGAGCTGCATCGCTTAACCAGTATTTTGGAATGCAACAGATGTTGCCACAGCTAGAGAATAAACAAGTTGTGTATGTTATCTCACCTCAGTGGTTCAGTAAATATGGCTATGAACCAGCAGCTTTTCAGCAGTATTTTAATGGAGACCAGTTGACCAGTTTTCTGGCACATCAATCTGGAGATCAGGCTAGTCAATATGCAGCGACTCGCTTACTACAGCAGTTCCCAAACGTAGCTATGAAGGACCAGGTTCAGAAGTTGGCAAGTAAAGAAGAATTGTCGACGGCAGACAATGAAATGATTGAATTATTGGCTCGTTTTAACCAACACCAAGCTTCCTTTTTTGGTCAGTTTTCAGTTAGAGGCTATGTCAATTATGATAAGCATGTAGTTAAGTATTTAAAGACATTGCCAGACCAGTTTTCTTATCAAGCCATAGAAGATATTGTTAAAGCAGATGCTGAAAAGAATACTTCCAATAATGATTTGGGAATGGAAAATTATTTCTATAATACGCAGATCAAGAAGGATTTGAAGAAATTAAAGGACTCTCAGAAAAGCTTTACCTATCTTAAGTCGCCAGAGTATAATGACTTGCAGTTGGTTTTAACTCAATTTTCCAAATCTAAAGTAAACCCGATTTTTATCATTCCACCTGTTAATAAAAAATGGATGGACTATGCTGGTCTACGAGAGGATATGTACCAACAAACGGTGCAGAAGATTCGCTACCAGCTAGAAAGTCAAGGTTTTACAAATATAGCCGATTTTTCTAAGGATGGTGGGGAACCTTTCTTTATGAAGGATACTATTCACCTTGGTTGGTTGGGTTGGTTGGCTTTTGACAAGGCAGTTGATCCTTTCCTATCCAATCCCACACCAGCTCCGACTTACCATCTGAATGAGCGCTTTTTCAGCAAAGATTGGGCGACTTATGATGGAGATGTCAAAGAATTTCAATAG
- the adcR gene encoding zinc-dependent transcriptional regulator AdcR, producing the protein MRQLAKDIDGFLNEVILQAENQHEILIGHCTSEVALTNTQEHILMLLSEDSLTNSELARRLNVSQAAVTKAIKSLVKEGMLETSKDPKDARVIFYQLTDLARPIAEEHHHHHEHTLLTYEQVATQFTPNEQKVIQRFLTALVGEIK; encoded by the coding sequence ATGAGACAGCTAGCGAAGGATATCGATGGCTTTTTGAATGAGGTGATTTTACAGGCGGAAAACCAACATGAAATCCTAATAGGGCATTGTACTAGCGAGGTAGCTCTGACCAATACCCAGGAGCATATCCTCATGCTTTTGTCAGAGGATTCTTTAACAAATTCAGAGTTGGCTCGTCGTCTCAATGTCAGTCAGGCGGCAGTTACCAAGGCCATTAAGTCTTTGGTCAAGGAAGGGATGTTGGAAACATCTAAAGATCCTAAGGATGCGCGTGTGATTTTTTATCAGTTGACTGATTTGGCTCGTCCAATCGCTGAGGAGCACCACCATCACCATGAGCATACGCTTTTAACATATGAACAAGTGGCAACTCAGTTTACTCCAAATGAACAAAAAGTGATCCAGCGGTTTTTGACTGCTTTAGTAGGAGAAATCAAATAA
- a CDS encoding metal ABC transporter ATP-binding protein has protein sequence MRYITVEDLSFYYDKEPVLEHINYSVDSGEFVTLTGENGAAKTTLIKASLGILQPRIGKVTISKTNTQGKKLRIAYLPQQIASFNAGFPSTVYEFVKSGRYPRKGWFRRLNAHDEEHIKVSLDSVGMWEHRDKRLGSLSGGQKQRAVIARMFASDPDVFILDEPTTGMDAGSKNEFYELMHHSAHHHGKAVLMITHDPEEVKDYADRNIHLVRNQDSPWRCFNVHENDQEVGHA, from the coding sequence ATGAGATATATTACGGTAGAGGATTTGTCCTTCTATTATGATAAGGAGCCCGTTCTTGAACATATCAATTATAGTGTTGATAGTGGGGAATTTGTTACCTTGACAGGGGAGAATGGGGCAGCTAAGACGACACTGATTAAGGCCAGTCTTGGAATTCTCCAACCACGCATTGGTAAGGTGACTATTTCAAAGACAAATACGCAGGGTAAGAAATTGAGAATAGCCTACCTGCCTCAACAGATTGCCAGTTTTAATGCAGGTTTTCCAAGTACAGTTTATGAATTTGTCAAGTCGGGTCGCTACCCGCGAAAAGGTTGGTTCCGTCGTTTGAATGCTCATGATGAGGAGCATATCAAGGTTAGTTTGGACTCAGTTGGTATGTGGGAACACCGAGACAAACGCTTGGGGTCTCTATCCGGAGGACAAAAGCAGCGAGCGGTGATTGCGCGCATGTTTGCTTCGGATCCAGATGTGTTTATTCTAGATGAGCCGACAACGGGGATGGATGCAGGAAGTAAAAACGAATTTTACGAACTCATGCACCACAGCGCCCATCATCATGGCAAGGCTGTTTTGATGATTACTCATGACCCTGAAGAAGTTAAGGACTATGCGGACCGCAATATTCATCTAGTCCGTAACCAAGACTCGCCATGGCGTTGTTTCAACGTTCATGAGAATGACCAGGAGGTGGGCCATGCTTAG
- a CDS encoding metal ABC transporter permease → MLSLLSYDFMQRAFLAVIAMSLFSPVLGTFLILRRQSLMSDTLSHVSLSGVAFGLVLGISPTISTIAIVLIAAVFLEYLRTVYKNFMEIGTAILMSTGLAVSLIVMSKGKSSSSMSLDQYLFGSIVTISEEQVISLFVIAAVVLILTFLFLRPMYILTFDEDTAFVDGLPVRTMSILFNMVTGVAIALMIPAAGALLVSTIMVLPASIALRLGKNFKSVMLLASAIGFLGMVAGLYISYYAETPASASITIIFVTVFLLISLVRRFIK, encoded by the coding sequence ATGCTTAGTTTATTATCTTATGACTTTATGCAACGCGCCTTTCTGGCTGTTATTGCCATGAGTCTTTTCTCGCCAGTTCTTGGAACCTTCCTTATCTTGCGTCGTCAGAGTTTGATGAGTGATACCCTCAGCCACGTCTCGCTTTCGGGTGTAGCCTTTGGTCTGGTTCTGGGGATTTCTCCGACTATTTCTACGATTGCTATTGTCTTGATTGCGGCAGTCTTCCTGGAGTATCTCCGTACGGTTTACAAGAACTTTATGGAAATCGGGACAGCTATCCTCATGTCAACAGGTCTGGCTGTTTCTCTGATTGTCATGAGCAAGGGTAAAAGCTCTAGCTCAATGAGTTTGGACCAGTATCTTTTTGGTTCAATCGTGACTATCAGTGAAGAGCAGGTCATTTCCCTCTTTGTCATTGCGGCGGTTGTCTTGATTTTGACCTTCCTCTTCCTTCGTCCTATGTATATCCTGACCTTTGATGAGGATACGGCCTTTGTGGATGGCTTGCCAGTTCGTACCATGTCCATTCTTTTTAACATGGTGACGGGGGTGGCCATTGCCCTTATGATTCCAGCTGCGGGAGCTCTTCTGGTATCGACCATTATGGTCTTGCCAGCTAGTATTGCCCTGCGTCTGGGGAAAAACTTTAAATCGGTTATGCTGCTTGCCAGTGCTATTGGATTTTTGGGAATGGTAGCAGGACTTTACATTTCCTACTATGCAGAAACACCTGCAAGTGCAAGTATTACCATTATTTTTGTAACTGTTTTCTTGCTAATCAGTTTAGTAAGACGTTTTATCAAATAG